One genomic window of Leptospira paudalimensis includes the following:
- the pnp gene encoding polyribonucleotide nucleotidyltransferase gives MATEFTGVWGRDSITLETGKWAKQAHGSVVYKTGNLVLLATVCAADEPKEGQDFFPLTCEYTEKAYSVGRFPGGYFKREAKPAEHEVLLSRIIDRPIRPMFPEGYFSEVQLLVQVLSADKQVSVQGHAINAASAALSVSSIPFAGPIAGARIGRIAGEFILNPTNEEITKSDLDLVVAGTKDAIVMIEGEASEISKEDMMNALRFAQEQLKIAVMMQEELAKKNGTVKKEVVLKTPDKELHAKIREFAFERLTAANKNADKAKRNDDIKAINKETVEHFKTLLAPEDKTKDIKHFLHELEYEVVRELVLGEGIRFDGRKTNEIRQISCEIDVLPGPHGSAVFTRGQTQSLGVMTLGTTSDNQRYETLEGSKEKNFMLHYNFPAFSVGEVRRNSGPGRREIGHGNLAERAIKKVLPTQTEFPYVIRLVSEILESNGSSSMASVCSGTLALMAGGVPISGPVSGIAMGLFSDEKGRFAVLSDIAGIEDHFGDMDFKLAGTKKGITAFQMDLKVNGLGLEVLQKAIEQAEVGRDHILGEMNKAISSVKGNLSENAPRITQKQIPKDRIGELIGPGGKMIRAIIEQSGSEISVDDSGKVTIASPSEESKEKAIAMIDGIFEEIEVGKIYEGVIKRIADFGAFVEILPGKEGLCHISKLDVKRVQSVRDIVSEGEKIKVKVISVDKMGKIDLSRKDVLLDN, from the coding sequence ATATACGGAAAAAGCTTACTCAGTAGGTCGTTTTCCTGGCGGTTACTTCAAACGCGAAGCAAAACCTGCAGAGCACGAAGTATTACTCTCTCGTATCATCGATAGACCGATCCGTCCGATGTTCCCTGAAGGTTACTTCTCGGAAGTCCAACTCCTCGTCCAAGTATTATCTGCTGATAAACAAGTTTCTGTCCAAGGCCATGCAATTAATGCAGCTTCGGCGGCACTTTCTGTTTCTTCCATTCCATTTGCAGGTCCCATTGCGGGTGCTCGTATCGGAAGGATCGCTGGTGAGTTCATTTTAAACCCGACCAACGAAGAAATCACTAAATCTGATTTGGATTTAGTCGTCGCAGGAACCAAAGATGCCATCGTCATGATCGAAGGGGAAGCAAGCGAAATCTCCAAAGAAGACATGATGAATGCTCTTCGTTTTGCACAAGAACAGCTGAAAATTGCTGTGATGATGCAGGAAGAATTGGCTAAGAAAAATGGTACGGTTAAAAAAGAAGTCGTTTTAAAAACTCCTGATAAAGAACTCCACGCAAAAATTCGTGAGTTTGCATTTGAACGTTTAACAGCTGCTAACAAGAATGCAGACAAAGCAAAACGTAACGATGACATCAAAGCCATTAACAAAGAAACGGTTGAACATTTTAAAACCTTACTGGCTCCAGAAGATAAAACAAAAGACATCAAACATTTCCTTCATGAATTAGAATACGAAGTTGTTCGTGAACTAGTGCTTGGAGAAGGGATTCGTTTTGACGGTCGGAAAACAAACGAAATACGACAAATTTCATGTGAGATTGATGTACTTCCTGGACCACATGGTTCTGCTGTTTTCACAAGAGGACAAACTCAGTCCCTTGGGGTCATGACACTTGGAACTACTTCGGATAACCAACGTTACGAAACTCTCGAAGGTTCCAAAGAAAAGAACTTTATGTTACACTATAATTTCCCTGCGTTTTCTGTAGGGGAAGTGCGACGTAACTCTGGCCCTGGCAGACGTGAAATTGGTCATGGGAATCTAGCAGAACGTGCGATTAAAAAAGTCCTTCCTACGCAAACAGAGTTTCCGTATGTGATACGACTTGTGTCTGAAATTTTAGAATCCAATGGATCTTCTTCTATGGCGTCCGTTTGTTCGGGAACACTCGCGCTTATGGCGGGTGGGGTTCCGATTTCTGGCCCTGTGTCTGGGATTGCAATGGGACTTTTCAGTGATGAAAAAGGCCGATTTGCGGTTCTTTCTGACATTGCTGGGATCGAAGACCACTTTGGTGATATGGACTTCAAACTTGCGGGAACCAAAAAAGGCATCACTGCCTTCCAAATGGACCTAAAAGTGAATGGTCTAGGACTTGAAGTCTTACAAAAGGCCATCGAACAAGCAGAAGTGGGTCGTGACCACATCCTTGGTGAGATGAACAAAGCGATTTCTTCCGTAAAAGGAAACTTAAGCGAAAACGCTCCACGTATCACCCAAAAACAAATTCCAAAGGATCGAATCGGAGAACTCATTGGCCCTGGTGGGAAAATGATCCGTGCCATCATCGAACAATCTGGTTCGGAAATTTCTGTGGATGACTCTGGAAAGGTAACCATTGCCTCTCCAAGTGAAGAGTCCAAAGAAAAAGCCATTGCCATGATCGATGGAATCTTTGAAGAAATTGAAGTGGGGAAAATTTACGAAGGGGTGATTAAACGAATCGCTGACTTTGGTGCTTTTGTTGAAATTTTACCAGGAAAAGAAGGGCTTTGCCACATCTCTAAACTAGATGTGAAACGAGTTCAATCTGTTCGTGACATTGTTTCCGAAGGGGAAAAAATCAAAGTGAAAGTAATTTCCGTTGATAAAATGGGAAAAATTGATCTTTCGAGAAAGGATGTCCTTTTAGACAACTAA